The window GGCTGTCGCCGCTGGAGACGCCCGTGCCGGGGCCGACCTCGATCCCGAGTTCGTCGAGTCGGTCGTCGGGGACGACGCCGTCGACCCACTGGCGACGCTCGTAGTACTCCTCTTTCATCTTCTCGAGTTCACACAGCTGTCCCTCGGCCCCGCCCTGTCCGGGGATGGCCTCGTCGTGTCCCTCGACGAACCGACCCGGCAGCGAGTCGTCCTCGCCGTCGAAGCCGACGAGGTTGTTGTAGTAGCGTTCGAGGGTGTAGATGCGGTCGCCGGCCTCCATCAGTTCGTCCTCGGTGACGTCGCGGCCGGTCATCCCGTTGTACTGGGCGACGTACTCGTCAATGCCCTCCGCGAAGGCGTTGAACTTGCAGATGTCGAAGGAGTCCGAGATCGCGTGGAGGTCCTGGAAGAGCGCGCACAGCTCGCCCTTGCCCTCCCACTCGGAGGGGTCGACCTTCTCCGGGATGCCGAGGATCTCCGCCGACGGCGTGTACCCGCGGAGGTGACACGCGCCGCGGTTCGAGGTGGCGTACCCGATCCCCATCCCCTTCATCGCGCGGGGATCGTAGGCGGCGATCGTCTGGCCCTTGACCGCCAGCGAGTTGTCGTGCGCGTCGCGCTCCTCCGCCACGCGGCGGGGGCCCTTCGCGAGGAGTTCGCCGAGCTCGGAGTCGTGGTGGGCGATCTCTTCGAGCAGGTCGATCATGTGCTCTTTGTCGCCCCACTCGAGCCCGTCGTCGAGGTCGTCGAGTTTGCCCTGCTCTGTCATCTCCATCGCCATCGCCAGCATATTCCCGGTCTCGATGGTGTCGATCCCGAGGTCGTTGCACTTGTTGATCATCACGGCGATGGAGTCGCGGTCGTCGTTCATCGAGTTCGGGCCGAGCGCGTACGCCGACTCGTACTCGTAGGACTCCCCGCGGACGTTCATCTCCTCGCCCTTGTGCTCGTAGGTGACTTCCGTCTCCTTCTTGCAGGCGACCGGACAGGAGTGACACGTCGGCTCGTCGACGAGGATGTTCTCGCGGACGTTCTCGCCGGAGACCTTCTCGGCGTCGATGTTTGGCTCGCTCGGATCGTCTTCGGCCTCCGAGTGCGTCGAGGTGTATCTCCCGTTCCGAGTCGGCAGCCCGTCCATCTCCTCGGCGAGGTTCATCAGGACGTTCGTGCCGTACAGCGACAGCCCGCCCTCGTTGGGGCCGGTGACGTCGGACTCGCGGATGAGCTGCATCGCCTGCTGGTAGCCCTCGGTGAACGTCTCCGGGTCGGCGGGTTTCGGCATCTTCGTCCCGGACTTGACGACGACCGCCTTCAGGTTCTTCGAGCCCATCACGCAGCCGGTGCCGCCGCGCCCGGAGGCGCGGTCGTCCTCGTTGATGATGCAGGCGTACTTCGTGCCGTTCTCGCCGCCCGGGCCGATCGCCATCGCCGAGAGGTTCTTGCCGAACTGGCCGTCGTGGCCCTCCTCTATGGCGTCCATCGTGTCGTGGACGCCCATCCCCCACAGGTCGGAGGCGTCGCGGAGTTCGACCTCGCCGTCCTCGACGTAGGCGTAGACCGGCTCGTCGGCCCGACCCTCGAAGAGGAGGCCGTCGAAGCCGGACCACTTGAGCCGCGCGCCCGACCAACCGCCGTGGTGGGAGTCCGTGACCGTCCCGGTCAGCGGCGATTTCGTACAGACGGCGATTCGACCGCTCATCGGCGCTTGCGTCCCCGTGAGCGGGCCGTTCATAAACGCGAGCAGGTTCTCCGGCCCCTCCGGGTCGACGTCCGTGCCGTTATCGAACACGTACTTCACGCCGAGGCCGCGCCCGCCGATGTACTTGCGCGCGTCCTCCTCGTCGATCCCCTCGTACCGCACGTCCCCGCTCGTGAGGTCGACGCGGGCGACGTGGTCGTTGAATCCACCTAGATCTGTCATAGTTAATGTCCATTCTTACATTGGACCCGAATTCTGTTAGTCGTTGCCTTCGGTGGGTAACCGGAACACGTTACGTCCGCCGACGCGGCGATCGCCCCCACCGCAGCCGCGACGGCGCCGACGAGGGGCACGCACAGACGACGGAGATTTACCGGTTCGTCGAGTAGCGACTCCCAATGAGTCAACCGAGCCCGGAGGTCTACGAGCGGGGCAAGGGGATGGACGCCCACAACCAGGTGATGCGGGAGATCCGGAGCGAGAAGGAGAAGCACTACGACCCCCACGAGCCGACCCGGGTCTGGCTCGACGAGGACAACACCCCCGACGGGGTGGTCCAGTCGCTCACGATCATCCTGAACACCGGTGGCTGCCGGTGGGCCCGCGCCGGCGGCTGCACGATGTGCGGTTACGTCGCCGAGTCCGTCGAGGGCGGCAGCGTCGCCCACGACGCGCTGATGGACCAGATCGACGTCTGTCTCGAACACGAGAGCGAAAACGCCGAGGAGCCCGCCGAGCTGATCAAGATCTACACCTCCGGATCGTTCCTCGACGAGCGCGAGGTCGGAGCCGAGACTCGGCAGGCCATCGCCGAGACGTTCGCCGACCGCGAGCGGATCGTCGTCGAGTCCCTCCCCGACTTCGTCGACCGCGAGAAGATCGCCGACTTCACCGACGTCGGCCTGTCGACGGACGTCGCGATCGGCTTAGAGACCGCGACGGACCGGATCAGACACGACTGCGTGAACAAGTACTTCGACTTCGCGGACTTCGAGGCCGCCTGCGAGGAGGCCCGCGACGCCGACCTGGAGGCCGACGGCGTCGACGCCGGGGTCAAGGCGTACCTCCTGATGAAGCCGCCGTTCCTCTCGGAGTCGGAGGCCGTCGACGACATGATCGCCTCGGTCCGTCGGTGTGCGGCCGTCGACGGCTGTCACACGGTCTCGATGAACCC is drawn from Halobellus limi and contains these coding sequences:
- a CDS encoding aldehyde ferredoxin oxidoreductase family protein → MTDLGGFNDHVARVDLTSGDVRYEGIDEEDARKYIGGRGLGVKYVFDNGTDVDPEGPENLLAFMNGPLTGTQAPMSGRIAVCTKSPLTGTVTDSHHGGWSGARLKWSGFDGLLFEGRADEPVYAYVEDGEVELRDASDLWGMGVHDTMDAIEEGHDGQFGKNLSAMAIGPGGENGTKYACIINEDDRASGRGGTGCVMGSKNLKAVVVKSGTKMPKPADPETFTEGYQQAMQLIRESDVTGPNEGGLSLYGTNVLMNLAEEMDGLPTRNGRYTSTHSEAEDDPSEPNIDAEKVSGENVRENILVDEPTCHSCPVACKKETEVTYEHKGEEMNVRGESYEYESAYALGPNSMNDDRDSIAVMINKCNDLGIDTIETGNMLAMAMEMTEQGKLDDLDDGLEWGDKEHMIDLLEEIAHHDSELGELLAKGPRRVAEERDAHDNSLAVKGQTIAAYDPRAMKGMGIGYATSNRGACHLRGYTPSAEILGIPEKVDPSEWEGKGELCALFQDLHAISDSFDICKFNAFAEGIDEYVAQYNGMTGRDVTEDELMEAGDRIYTLERYYNNLVGFDGEDDSLPGRFVEGHDEAIPGQGGAEGQLCELEKMKEEYYERRQWVDGVVPDDRLDELGIEVGPGTGVSSGDSPAPADD
- a CDS encoding archaeosine biosynthesis radical SAM protein RaSEA, with protein sequence MSQPSPEVYERGKGMDAHNQVMREIRSEKEKHYDPHEPTRVWLDEDNTPDGVVQSLTIILNTGGCRWARAGGCTMCGYVAESVEGGSVAHDALMDQIDVCLEHESENAEEPAELIKIYTSGSFLDEREVGAETRQAIAETFADRERIVVESLPDFVDREKIADFTDVGLSTDVAIGLETATDRIRHDCVNKYFDFADFEAACEEARDADLEADGVDAGVKAYLLMKPPFLSESEAVDDMIASVRRCAAVDGCHTVSMNPTNVQRYTMVDELFFRGGYRPPWLWSVAEVLEATADVDAIVVSDPVGHGSDRGPHNCGECDDRVQTAIKDFDRRQDPSVFEQVSCDCEATWEYVVEEETSYGMPLAR